The Magnetovibrio sp. genome segment CTCGAAACCGAGCCCCCGTTTTTTTGTGGGTTGTTCTTATTCCGCAGCTTCCGCCTGTTCGACCGGCGGGGTCCACCGCAGCACCGGCTTGCGGGCCGCCGCCGTCTCGTCCAGACGGCGGCGCGGGGTCAGCACCGGGGCGTCCTTGAAGAACTGCGCATCGCCCGATTGGGCGCGAGCGTTGAGACCGCGCAAAGTCTCGATATACAGATCCAGAGTTTCCTTGGATTCCGATTCCGTGGGTTCCATCAACAACGCGCCGTGCACCACCAGCGGGAAGTACATGGTCATGGGATGGAAGCCCTCGTCGATCATCGCCTTGGCGAAGTCCAGCGTGGTCACGCCGGTGTCTTTCAAGAAATGATCGTCGAACAGAACCTCGTGCATGCACATGCCGTCGAACGACACGCTCATCACATCTTGCAACTTGGCGCGCAGATAGTTGGCGTTGAGTACCGCGTCGGTGGATGCTTGGCGCAAGCCGTCGGCGCCGTGGCTGATCATGAACGCCAACGCACGGATGAACACGCCCATCTGGCCGTGATAGCCCTTCAGACGGCCAAACGGCTTGGCGTCGGAATCGGCCTTGTGTTCGACCATCTTGAAGCCATCGCCGTCGTGGATGACATAGGGCACCGGGGCGAACGGAGCCAAAGCTTCGGACAGCACCACCGGACCGGCACCCGGACCACCGCCGCCATGCGGGGTGGAGAAGGTTTTGTGCAGGTTCAAGTGCATACAGTCGATGCCCAGATCACCGGGACGCACGCGCCCGACGATGGCGTTGAAGTTGGCGCCGTCGCAGTAGAAATAGCCGCCTGCTTCGTGAATGGCGTCGGCGATTTCGATGACGTCGTTTTCGAACAAGCCGCAGGTGTTGGGGTTGGTGAGCATGATGCCCGCAACGTCCGGACCCAGCTTAGCCTTGAACGCATCGATGTCGACGCGGCCACGCTCAGTGGCGGGAATGGAATCGACCGTGAAGCCGCACGCCGCCGCCGTCGCCGGGTTGGTGCCGTGGGCACTTTCAGGCACCAGCACGCGCTTGCGGGTTTCGCCTTCGCCGCGATCTTCCAGGGCGGCCTTGATGGCCATCATGCCGCACAGTTCGCCGTGCGCGCCGGCGGCGGGGCTCATCGCCACGGCCGGCATGCCGCACAAGGTCTTGATCCAATGCGCCAGGGTGTCGATCAGTTCCAGCGCGCCTTGCACGGTGCTGTCGGGTTGCATCGGGTGCAGGTCGCCAAGGCCCTTGAGGCGCGCGACCTTTTCGTTGATGCGCGGATTGTGCTTCATGGTGCACGAACCGAGCGGATAGAAGCCGCTGTCGATGCCGTAGTTCTTCTGGCTCAAGCGGGTGTAGTGGCGCACCACTTGCGGCTCGGACAGGCCGGGCAGGCCGACCGCGTCCTTGCGGCGCATGCCCCCCAGACGGTCGTTGGACACTTCGACGTCGGGCAGGTCGACGCCGGTGCGGCCTTCCTCACCCATTTCGAAGATCAGCGGTTCGGCAAAGTCGAGGCCTTTGGAGCCGCTGATGGTTTTTTGCGCCGGGGCTTGGCTGCCGCCGACGGGCACATTGGTGCGGCCTTGAGACATATCAGCCATTAGAGGATCTCCCCAAGCGCTTTGACCAGCGCGTCCATATCCGCGTCGGAATTGGTTTCGGTGACGGTGACCAGCAAGAAATTCGCCAGATCGTCGCGTTCCGGCAGCAAGCGGGTGATCGGCACGCCGCCCAAGATGCCGCGTTCGGCCAAGGCTTCGACCACCTGTTCGGCGGGCTTGGACAGCTTGACGGTGAATTCGTTGAAGAAGCTGTCGTTCATCAGTTCAACCCCGTTCACACCAGCCAGCATATCGGCCAGCTTGCAGGCGTTCGCGTGGTTGATGCGTGCCAGTCGCGCCAGTCCTTCTTCGCCCAGCAGCGACGCATGGATGGTGAACGCCAACGCGCATAGGCCCGCGTTGGTGCAGATGTTCGAGGTCGCCTTTTCGCGGCGGATGTGCTGCTCGCGGGTCGACAGCGTCAGCACCCAGCCGCGTTGTCCTTCGACGTCCTGGGTTTCGCCGGTGACGCGTCCGGGCATCTGGCGAACCAGTTTCGAGGTGGTGGCGAATAGACCGACGTAAGGACCGCCGTAGCTGAGCGCGTTGCCCAGCGACTGGCCTTCGGCGGCGACGATGTCGGCGCCTTGGTTGCCGGGCGCTTCCAACAGTCCCAGCGAAACGATTT includes the following:
- the gcvPB gene encoding aminomethyl-transferring glycine dehydrogenase subunit GcvPB is translated as MSQGRTNVPVGGSQAPAQKTISGSKGLDFAEPLIFEMGEEGRTGVDLPDVEVSNDRLGGMRRKDAVGLPGLSEPQVVRHYTRLSQKNYGIDSGFYPLGSCTMKHNPRINEKVARLKGLGDLHPMQPDSTVQGALELIDTLAHWIKTLCGMPAVAMSPAAGAHGELCGMMAIKAALEDRGEGETRKRVLVPESAHGTNPATAAACGFTVDSIPATERGRVDIDAFKAKLGPDVAGIMLTNPNTCGLFENDVIEIADAIHEAGGYFYCDGANFNAIVGRVRPGDLGIDCMHLNLHKTFSTPHGGGGPGAGPVVLSEALAPFAPVPYVIHDGDGFKMVEHKADSDAKPFGRLKGYHGQMGVFIRALAFMISHGADGLRQASTDAVLNANYLRAKLQDVMSVSFDGMCMHEVLFDDHFLKDTGVTTLDFAKAMIDEGFHPMTMYFPLVVHGALLMEPTESESKETLDLYIETLRGLNARAQSGDAQFFKDAPVLTPRRRLDETAAARKPVLRWTPPVEQAEAAE